From the genome of Plasmodium relictum strain SGS1 genome assembly, chromosome: 3:
TTATCTTATTctataatacttttttttattaaagatgccattttaatttttttaccaATTTTTTTAACTCTTCTAATAAAtagttttataatttttaaacaaataaaatcattatttCCATCGATAATTCAGaagtaaataatttatttgataaaaatatataagttacacatatttatgaatttataatctttttttctttttgttctATAGAAATCACTATGTTAATAAAGTTGTGTCACTATTAGATGaaaatgtaatatatatattaagaataaattataaaaatataaaattttaaatattaaaaaataaaaaagttctattagaaaatattgatatgttataaatgatatatttttttttttttttttaattcagatgttaaatacatatatgaTGAGAGCCAATAttgaaatttataatttggtttttataattatatgcttgttttttaaaagagctagtttattaaatttaattatttatttacatttctttaaattaaagtaaaagaagaaaaaaaaagaaaaaacttttcttttttaataatatataatttgttgatttcaaatatattcttttaaattaatttttttatttagataCAGCTCCTCAGATGCTTATTTTCATGCTTGTTTTTCTAAAAATGGAGgtttactttttattatatatatatatataatatatttatattaactacctttttttttgttatttttttatagaaattaTTCGACAATATTTGTCTCATCCCAAGGTGCCtaaaatatttctaaatatattcaacaaggtaaaatttaaatcacCAAAATTAATaacttataaataataataatatttttattaaaaataaaattaagaatatttaaatgcaataattttttttttatttattttttttagttgtCTCATTATTTTAACGTTTACTTAAGATATAGAAGAAGATAATTTCTATAAAAGcatttgtttttaataaaaaagttaaatttttatgCATTAAAacttatgaatttttttatttttcactttttattatcaatGCTTCTTTAATATGttttttccttatttaatatcaaaaaaaagaaaaatatattttcatttttaaaataaaaaagagaaaaaaaaaacattaaaaatatggaAATGTACTCGGAtattatgaataatttttaaattaaaaaaaaagtaaataatcaGAAATCAAGAGAACacatgaaaagaaaaaatgtaataattattttttttttttatagcatttgtttcaattaaatattataagacttttgaattatttttttgttttaatttccaagtttaaatataaaaaaaaaaaaaaacactaatatacataaagaaaattatattaattaaaaaaacataaaaaatgaatgatttaataaaaatagcgTAAAATGAAACTAGAAACCTGATTATATAgagattttttatatatatttagaagattttctttatttaaattaatccaaataatttaaaatttttttttttgtataattatatatatttattttttgtatataataatttttgaatatttttttatatataactttttttacataatattatatatatatatatttaataaaaagaatgaatAGTAATTAAGGGAACTTagtatatttatgtaaatatttataaatttttaatttcataattattatgtatctatacatatatatttctattttataaatttagtaCATGCAATATAAATtctcataatttttaattatattttaaataaaaaatattaattatatatatataagatgATTACggtaaataaattattttattatatttaaattatttttttactcatatattattaaattttatgaatgTTACACTTGTTTATTGAAGAATaacaattttaattattctttatattgTATAATAATTCACtgtattaatttaatattatgaatattaaaattatttaaattaatttttcttatcaTTATCATATTCAATGTGTTGCTTTATGCTTTCTCCATtagaataaatattatttaatgatgCATCCATTTCAAAAGAGCTACAGTTAATTTCTGAATTGGTTAAAGCACATTCTAAGAAAAAATTTCCTTGTTTATGAACAAAGGCATCATCATCTACATTTGTTATAAGGTTATTTATATagctattattatttaatgtatTTGATTTCCTTGAATTTTTATCTACATCGTTTTCTCTAAgtatagaattttttttaatttcattttcttgATAATGAAAACTATTCCCATTAAATGCTAACTCATTCTTCATatgattatttatattattgttgctattattttcattaacatTATTATAGTTCATTTCAGTGATCATTTGATCATTTGCATAattgtaattatttaatggatttaaattattcatatgattatttatattacagAAATTGTTTTTATCAAGCATTTCATTgtttataatatttctttctGATTCTCTTATATTTAACTCACTTGTTTTACATATTTCTTCAAtactttcatttatattttgatcagaataataattaatattatagactaatttttcatttatacttatattattgctattattattaatataattattattgttcttatataaatcttttttttctatatttatatttgatATACAATTAGCAggatatattatattatctatctcattattattttctattttattaaaattatttaatgtaaatgcattgttattattattatactcAAGTAAGTTTTCTTTtacaaatttatttttttcttgaaaGCCGTTATTATGCTTTATACGTATATttccatttatttttttactagAATCTGAGTAATATGCataatctttattatttttttcattcatgtaattattctttaaatgataatcattaaaataattcatattatttacattttttttttgcattagTAAAgcattcttttttattttattatataaaattatattcgACTGTTTTAATTTAGGAATAAAATCGGTTAATTTATTACTATATCTCCCGTCATCGCTTTTATTAAACTTATTTGTTTTCTTTAAATGAGAAGTATCTGAAAATGtatgtatattattataaatactaTTAATCTCATTACTGCTTAAATTGTTATTACTCACacaattattcatattattaatcatattattgtttatattatttatattgttatttgtatcattaataaaattattcatattattaatgTTGCTATTTgtatcattaaaattattgtttatatcattaatattgttattaccattatcaaaaattatattgttatttttgCTTGTCatattccttttttcttcattattcaATTTAATATCAGTTATAGAATTATCATTACTATTCAACGCATTTATGTTAATATTAGAATCTCTTATCAGAGGTATACTATTACTAAAATCCCTCTTTTGctctttaaaataatttttattaacattatttctattattaacATTATTGTCATTGTGTTTGtaattcttataattttttttatagttatCAGAACTATAAACTAAATTTTTAAACTTGGTTTTATCGTAGTAGTTTGCTGAATGAATTCTGTTAAAATTAGGTAAATGCTTGTTGTTACTGTTATTTGCATATGCCTCATTTTCCTGACATTTTAATTcgttttcttcttttattctatttaGAAAAGCATtatattcttcatttttaatatgatttatattgctataaaatttatttattttttttttttcttctaatattatatcattattttcattttgtatAATTGATTCTGTAGACATCTTTTTTGGTGAAATAGTAGTgcctttattaaaatttaaaacattattattaactGTGTTTTCATTTAACtgataaatattttcttcgctatcatttaaatgattatatacattattatttacacAATGATTaccattattttcatttatgttattcacaatattattattatttaaattttcatgcACATTTATTATGTTATTATTTACATCTTGATAACTATCACAATTATAATTAGCACCTATGGAAGGATTTTCTTTAGAAATATTTCcattacataaatataattttttcactTTATTAGTTTcattatcatatatatacaaatcaTAAAtgttttctatatattttttcttacttAAACTCATGAACTTTAATTGATTGTAagtttttttatcaattttttgaTAACAATTATAGGAATCTGCTGTAtctatattataaaaataatctaaaataaaattatagaaaCATCTAAATCCCATATTTTCATCATAGCCATGTATTTCTTTAACACTTAAACCCGATAAATAATCAACAATTTCTTGACTGACAATTTGTCCTGGGACTAATACAGGAAATCCAGGGGGGTATGGTATAATAAAACTAGCAGACACAATCATTTCGTTTTGTCTTATTCTTTCTCTTAGATCATTCAATAAAATATACTCTACATAATCTTCTTCATAAGCTAAATAAAAAGCTTTTCTTAAATCTCCTTctctattaaatatatttggatttgaatatttttttttgaatagtGGATGAAAATCACTGAATTctgataaattaatataattagaTACTAAATTATACACGCTTTCATTAAATTGATTTAAATCTCTTTCGTtgaataaactttttttttgatcTAATTCTTGAGAAATTAATGATAAACAACTTTTCAAAAATAGACAAGAAGATCCTGTTGTACCTATATTTGTTTGAAATAAAACACTATTTATTGATGTTTTGTTTATCTGAATACCATACTTATCCATTAACCATTTTACTTTAAATGTATCTCCGTCTATTCCTGAGTAACCAGTAAATAGAGTTATTCTTGTTGGGTCTAAAACAAATTCATCTTCACTCAACCAAGAACTTTCGAAATATTCGAGAAAATTCTTCATACCACCCGAATATGaagaattattataatttttatttttgttttctaaGAAACTTAAATTGTCGTTATCTGTGTTTCCACTAAAATTACTATCATATGTTAAGGAATTTACgactttataatttttttcctttctttttcttaaactattatttatttttgtgtTAGAGTTATCAACATAAGCGttattagaattattttcatGTACAATTAGACttttttcgtttttattattcaaaatAACAGATGGAGAATTGTTGGATCTAGTaccattatttatttctatattgTTATTTCCTTGtgcattattatttataaaatcatTCTGTAAAAAagtgttattattattattattattaatattattattattattattattattattattattattattattattattattattattgttattattattagcaTTATTTGCATTTGTATATTCATAAGAAATGTTCATATTTTGTATAGGATACTTCATGTTTTCAGATAGTTCTAACCCTTTCATTTGACTGTTAGAATTACAAGAATAAGTTACATTACCACTACATTTAGAATCAGAAGAGTAATaatctttcatttttttctctttttttttcatataagaAACTGCACACTGTCTTAAGCTATCTGGTATTAAATCTTCTGAGTTTAAAGTTCGAAAGTATCTAGAAATCATTGGATCatcatttaattcttttcttattaaaaatgCTGCTTCTGCTTGTTTCTCCACTAATCCGTATCCTTCTAATTCCATTTGAGCTCTCCCTGCATCTAAAGTAGCTAATATTTGGTAGTTAGGAGAAGTTGACATATGTGTATAATAAGCTTCTTTGAATGGAGTATAAGCATGGGATTCAAAATTATCATCACTTATTAATATAACACTTCCTTGTCTTAATGATGTTAATGATTTATGAATTGACTGAGTAGCATAAACTCGTACTTTGTATTCAGAAGGGTTTGGATATAATCTTGTTTTCAGTAATTTTTCTGCTGAAACTTCATTTAAACTCTTAACATTtccaaatttttttaataattttttatgaatcttataataaatttttttctgttcCTTACTTCTCATTTTATCAGCAACGGTCATAGCCGTTCTAAACTTTAAAATAGGATGAAAACATGCATAAGCAAACCATGCttcatcaaataaaaaaattaaatcagGTTTTATTGAAAGGCATTCTTCTATAACTCTCTTCACATTGTAAACTATACCATCGAAGGTACAATTTGTTAAAATTAATAGTTTTACCAAATGCAATTTATTGCTGTTTCTGTATTCTAATagtgtttttttaattacgtATATAGGAACTGCACCATAAATTCCATATCTCGATACAGGATAAGGATCTAAATAGCATGGGAGAGCTTGGCACAAGACAAAACCATAATGATGGGATTTATGGCAAGCTCTATCAACTAATATAATATCACCTGGCCTTACTAAAGCCTGCATAACTATCTTATTAGAACTTGATGTTCCATTAGTAACAAAAAAACAATACTTACTACCATATGCTCGTGCAGCCATTAATTGAGCTTCTTTTAAAGAACCATGAGGATCTAGCAAAGAATCTAAACCTCCACAAGTAGCACTTGATTCagctttaaataaattaactcCGTAAAAATCTAAAAGTGACTGTATCCACCTACTTCTTCTTACGCTATTTCCTTTACTTATAGCTAATGCATGAAATACACCAATTGGCCTTTCAGCATATGATTTTAAAGCATTAAAAAAAggagtttttattttcttttttactcCATCTAATATAGATTCATGCAAATCGCTATGATCATCATGTGTGGTAAAAATTCGTATTATCATATTATTTACAGATTGTAATTTATCTAATGTGATAGAAGTACAAACACAAAATATATCTACTGAACTTCTAATATATGCTATGCTTTTAATCAATACTACTAAACTATTAAATccctttttcattttttctatagGTGCACGCACAAGTTGTTCATATCCTAATACAAAATCTTTAATATCAAACttataatcattttttataaaccCACTCACTCTTTTATTATCATTGATATTATTATTGCTATTATTTCTATAACTTTGTATGTTTCtgatatctttattatttggTACTGAGCTATTACGCATACTGTGAGCCATAGATATTTTGTTTGTATTGTTTATTCCACTACAATTCAAGTAAGAATTATTTACACAGTTGTTATTTAACGAATTATCTTCATTGAAACTAAAAtgttctttttcttttacacTTTTATCATCAATAGTTAAATTATCTACTAATACCACTGACAATATTTGTGAATTTATTAAGCAGGCTAATAATGCCTCTTTTGCATTACTTActtcaataattttatattctaattttttattattattttgatttgATAATCTATTATGTTCATattgtaatattttatttaattcacaTGCTAAATCggaattataattattactattatctTCTCTTTTTGCTGAAACTATTAaggtataaaaaaaagggtTTTCTTCAGCTGTTTTTCCAGTTGTTACTGATAAACTTGATAAGGTATCCCCAATTTTATTAGAGacatctttatattttttgtcatttattaaatttataatttcttgTAAATTTTCCGTTGCTTCTTGACCCCAATATACTTCTATTGATTCCAAgcaattaataataaaataaaccaATTCTACattcaaattatttatatatagtaATAAAGCTTCCCataattttattcttaatgAAGAAACATTTGTTGCATTGcttatgtttatatatttttctaattcctcaattttatcatatttatttttttctagttttcttttctcttttttgttttgtccTCCTACATATAATGGATTACTTGATGATACATCTGGGTGGCTATTTGAAGACTCTATTTCATCACTCATTGCATTATTACTTATATAATCACTTaatgaattaatattttttatgtttttatcaGGATTGTTTTCATATAAActgttaatatataataaacgGTTATCGCCATAAAATATGGTTTCATTTCTAGAAGTCATTTAAAGTTAAAATtgctttataaaaattaaaaaaaaaaaaaaatatatatatatatttttttaaatatatacacataagtaaaatgtattataagaaaatattaatactataaataaaataattactaaagttgaaaaaaaaaatttttaatttaattgttAATTACCttgacaaaaataaaattaataattataataataaatgaaaatataacatatatatataatattatggTTATGTCTAATTTGTTATGAATTATTTACCTTTtgttgtatatttttaattgtatatccctttttttaatgaacttttttaattttatataatttacaaatatataagaaCTTGTTTTGAATCttcttgattttttttttttttaattagattaagtaaaattattaacaaatgataaaacaaagaaaaattatcaaatagttaaattatatgaataaaaaaaaaaattaaaatggtAAATAatcttaattatttaaaagtaaaaataaaaaaaaagtgtaagAATTTTACAATGGAACATTTGtgtattcattttatattatatcaCAACCAAAAAATATGTCTTACTTCAGTTAGCttgatctttttttttttttttttttaaatatgttctttattttatatagaaataaaaaaaaaaaaaaaaaggaactgcaaattttattattctgaaaaaaaaaataaataagttCACTgtttacaaataaaaaaaaattatttttttatattttagtaaaaatatatttcttaaaaataaaacaatatttgataatttctatacattaaaaaaaaaaaaaaaattatttaattattatattcttatcaaataaataaacttttttaagtttttcaCTTCgtcctttttttctttttttttttttttttgaagaattATGGTAAAATGTGTGTTATATTTTGCAtgctttttatatttattaataaaaattatttattttttcaaaatatcacttttttttttttttctacaaaattttaaataaattttaataaccttctaaaataaataaatgaagataCACAAGTACTTATTggaatttttcttttcttcattatgtttataaaaaaaattaagaaaatttataaaaatgtatattaaaaaaaaaataaatatatatataaaatgaagAGCTTAgagtatatataataaataaaaaaaaaaatacatgtaTGTAAAGATTAAacgaaatatataaaattaataataaataaaaagtgataaattaaaaattttaaataaaaaaaatatataagccataataaatgaaaatattgcaatttctctttattttacattattGATCAGTCATAATAttcatacatatatatatatatatgtatcgttattttgtaaaactattgtatattattcttaacttcatacaatttttaaatttatgttTTGAAATTGAAAgtttaacttttttatagatatatgtttaatttttatatgattatTATATGAAAGAATTTAGTTTTtgtaatacataaaaaaaggtccaatatattttttctgtattctaaatttgttatattttttattgtaattccttttttaatgtaaatttttaataaaacaataaaaaaaaggatacaTACTTAAACGATAAGCCCCgaactttaaaaaattgaaaatattaacaaaaaataccattttttttttttttgctgtGCTATATTAATACTTATATcagcaaaaatatatatgaatgtatatattgaattatttaaattataataaaaatttgatcCATATTTGATTTATAACTTCGTTGATTAATAATCTGagttttcattttaattcaaattattttttttattaaattaaatataaattactcTCAAAATtgtaacataaaaaattaaagtaaattatttcttgatatttattttataatgttTTATTAGGTATTCTTGTTcgtatattatatttatattaacatCAAGACATAagaaacttttttattttcaagcCTTTTATGTTCTTTTAGTTATTAAatatcaaataattttttaacattggtaactttaaaaaaaaaaaaaagcagaccatatatatattgggTAATTAAATAGGGAATTTccaatttaataatttataactttattttcttttaatgttTAAGTTAATTCATAATTTGTTTCTATTTcttgatttaaatttttaatattaataaattaaaacttTCTTTGAAAGTTTTTCAAATATGCAAATATAGTATTAAAAATCATTTGTATTCtatgtaatttaaaattttaaaattgtataaaattttgttttctaaattatattttataaaaaaaaaagaaaaaaaagagaatttttttttgccgTATAATTgaaatttaaataagaaaaaagtttttaattttaaaacaaGAATATATGCTTTAATATAATGAAGAgttgaaaagaaaaagaaaaaattaattttaactataaaaattatttcataatttatttaaaaagtggaaaaaatagtaaaagaATATGcaaatatttgttttttcatACTTtctctttcatttttttttctatgaaTGAATAACATTCCCCTCTCTTAATATAgaataagaaaatttatatatatgttaaaaataaagtaaaagaaaattatatatatatatataagtaaataaataaagaatttaatTGGAAATAAgtctataaaattataaatcaaatatatgaaatttaatataaaatatattttatttttttatatgaagtatagtaatttttctatatgaaaatattattgtaCAATAATACagcaaaaattaaaattatgtgAACGCTAATTCATTTCTTctgttatatatttttttatagtaaattttttttttttagttcaacaaaataaaatatatatatataataaataaatgaatatagtACAATAATGAATAACACGTGCAAGTATCTATATCGAAATGTAATAAGATCATGTAATAAAACTTTTAATAAGGATGTAGAAGctaaaataaatgtattaaatggaataaaaaatataataagacAAAATTTGAAGACTacagaagaaaaagatataaagcAACAACTGATTGAAGCTaatgattttattaaatatcaTATTATTCAAGCAGTTTATAATAACTCTACTGGAAATTATAAAGTTCAGTTGAACGAAGAACAAGTAAAAAAAGGATCAATAACATTAGgaacaaaaaatgaaaaaaaaattccttttaaataataaattattgcAAGATATAAAATCTTTTAAcggaaaaaaataaataacaaaaaaaaaaaaaaagggggACACTTTAgatatattgaaaaaaaaaaaaaataattaaaagtatatatattaaattttatagttCCGTatgaaaaatgttttaatatCTGTATAATAATACttgatttattttaattatatgtcATATATgatcattattaatatagtttttattatatttatttatttatttttttgtttatccATTTGGtataacaattaaaaatatattaaactGCAAACAGTCATTAAATCAATAgttcaaaaatatttttaaaaaatgtttattgaatattaatgtttttattattaatattttgtaatgtaaattcataaattttagacaaaaaaagatataatatatatatatatatatatatatatatatatattaataaaagctagaattaattattaacaaaaaaaagcataaaaaaaaaaaaaaaaggcaaAAATATCCTcaataaatgaatttatgataaattaaaaacaaaaatatttttataaaaaaaaatgaaaataagcaataaaagtaaaatatccTTCTACTAAATccaaaaaagtaaaaaataaaactcacaaaaatattgtataaagaataaatgcaaaataactaaaaaaacaaaaataataataattcttaaaattttttttcctttttttcccttttctttatatatataaatattaattcttaataatttttacattGAAAAGGTCAGCAATAAATAGTATATGCATacataaatgaagaaaatatatatatatacaggtcattaaaaatagtttgcatattgtatttttaaaaggGTTTATACacattataaataatataaaatatttaaaattaaaataataaaacctGTTAATTTTGTAAACGCATAATTTGTATCTGAactaattatattattaattttttgtatattttctttttcagtatcgtcaaaattttttaaggATTCACAAGTTATATTAggtattattttatttctaccTATACATACGGCGATATTTGTTGTACCAATAAGCTTATATCCATTTTGGCACTTTAATTCAATCTTTTCACcaattacataaaattttttatcagGTATAAGAGAAACATATGGTTCGTTTGCTGGTCTAATacatatttcattttctgtaacattatatttttctttaattttttgcaACTCAGCTTCATTTTCAGCTAATAATGCTCCTTCTAATAAGATAGATGGATTTGGcctttcatttaaattagcACATATACGTGTTTCCACCTTTATtgattcttcattttttttatttttttttctcctaTGAAAATCATGTTGtgatatttctttttccttttgaTCAATATTGTTCCTAACATTGAGTAAAGGATCAATGCCTTCTTTTGAATTTTTgtcatttatatcattaccaaaattattattatcattctCACTTGAGTCATTTTCACTGTTAGCTTCCATTagtattttacttttttcatttattgaATTATTTTCAGGAAtatctatttcatttttttcgaaatttttttctttttttgtattattttccGGATTTTCTTTATGTTCATCACTTTTAGCATCACTTGAATTCCTATTTTTAGATtcattattactttttttcttattttttttcttatttgtATCTTCGTCATCATTGTCTTCATCATATTCTTCCTCCTCTTCATTGTTATTATCATGATCTTTTTCGTTCATATCATGttcatcttcttcttcttcttcattatcTTCATCAAAATCTTCAtcaaaatctttttttttttttgtgtttttattttttgaactatctttttttttttcatttaaatgtAACTCCAATaaagaaagaaatttttcatttttagcAATTTCAACCGGTTTTCCGTTACTTAAAATATTGTAATTAatatcatcatttttttcttttttttcattatttcttCTTAAATGTTCATTTATGTCTTTTGCGAAACCATTTTCTTCGTTTGGATCATTGTGCATTTCTCCATACTTTCTCCATTCATGTTTATAAGATAACCACAAACAATTGAAATTAGATTTGTTTTCTTCTCCTAATTCTTTATAATGTTTTTCCATAAGATGGCATGAACCTTCTGTCTCAAATAATTCACAGGCTCTTATCTCTGATCCCAAGTCATTATCAAATATCTGAAGATGTATATagccttaaaaaaaaaaatatatgtacatacatatatatatatataattaataaattttaaaaaattaatttttatataaataagtaaataaaataattgatatataaatattatataacatattagaataaaataaataatagttTACCTTG
Proteins encoded in this window:
- a CDS encoding lysine decarboxylase, putative, which encodes MTSRNETIFYGDNRLLYINSLYENNPDKNIKNINSLSDYISNNAMSDEIESSNSHPDVSSSNPLYVGGQNKKEKRKLEKNKYDKIEELEKYINISNATNVSSLRIKLWEALLLYINNLNVELVYFIINCLESIEVYWGQEATENLQEIINLINDKKYKDVSNKIGDTLSSLSVTTGKTAEENPFFYTLIVSAKREDNSNNYNSDLACELNKILQYEHNRLSNQNNNKKLEYKIIEVSNAKEALLACLINSQILSVVLVDNLTIDDKSVKEKEHFSFNEDNSLNNNCVNNSYLNCSGINNTNKISMAHSMRNSSVPNNKDIRNIQSYRNNSNNNINDNKRVSGFIKNDYKFDIKDFVLGYEQLVRAPIEKMKKGFNSLVVLIKSIAYIRSSVDIFCVCTSITLDKLQSVNNMIIRIFTTHDDHSDLHESILDGVKKKIKTPFFNALKSYAERPIGVFHALAISKGNSVRRSRWIQSLLDFYGVNLFKAESSATCGGLDSLLDPHGSLKEAQLMAARAYGSKYCFFVTNGTSSSNKIVMQALVRPGDIILVDRACHKSHHYGFVLCQALPCYLDPYPVSRYGIYGAVPIYVIKKTLLEYRNSNKLHLVKLLILTNCTFDGIVYNVKRVIEECLSIKPDLIFLFDEAWFAYACFHPILKFRTAMTVADKMRSKEQKKIYYKIHKKLLKKFGNVKSLNEVSAEKLLKTRLYPNPSEYKVRVYATQSIHKSLTSLRQGSVILISDDNFESHAYTPFKEAYYTHMSTSPNYQILATLDAGRAQMELEGYGLVEKQAEAAFLIRKELNDDPMISRYFRTLNSEDLIPDSLRQCAVSYMKKKEKKMKDYYSSDSKCSGNVTYSCNSNSQMKGLELSENMKYPIQNMNISYEYTNANNANNNNNNNNNNNNNNNNNNNNNNNINNNNNNNTFLQNDFINNNAQGNNNIEINNGTRSNNSPSVILNNKNEKSLIVHENNSNNAYVDNSNTKINNSLRKRKEKNYKVVNSLTYDSNFSGNTDNDNLSFLENKNKNYNNSSYSGGMKNFLEYFESSWLSEDEFVLDPTRITLFTGYSGIDGDTFKVKWLMDKYGIQINKTSINSVLFQTNIGTTGSSCLFLKSCLSLISQELDQKKSLFNERDLNQFNESVYNLVSNYINLSEFSDFHPLFKKKYSNPNIFNREGDLRKAFYLAYEEDYVEYILLNDLRERIRQNEMIVSASFIIPYPPGFPVLVPGQIVSQEIVDYLSGLSVKEIHGYDENMGFRCFYNFILDYFYNIDTADSYNCYQKIDKKTYNQLKFMSLSKKKYIENIYDLYIYDNETNKVKKLYLCNGNISKENPSIGANYNCDSYQDVNNNIINVHENLNNNNIVNNINENNGNHCVNNNVYNHLNDSEENIYQLNENTVNNNVLNFNKGTTISPKKMSTESIIQNENNDIILEEKKKINKFYSNINHIKNEEYNAFLNRIKEENELKCQENEAYANNSNNKHLPNFNRIHSANYYDKTKFKNLVYSSDNYKKNYKNYKHNDNNVNNRNNVNKNYFKEQKRDFSNSIPLIRDSNININALNSNDNSITDIKLNNEEKRNMTSKNNNIIFDNGNNNINDINNNFNDTNSNINNMNNFINDTNNNINNINNNMINNMNNCVSNNNLSSNEINSIYNNIHTFSDTSHLKKTNKFNKSDDGRYSNKLTDFIPKLKQSNIILYNKIKKNALLMQKKNVNNMNYFNDYHLKNNYMNEKNNKDYAYYSDSSKKINGNIRIKHNNGFQEKNKFVKENLLEYNNNNNAFTLNNFNKIENNNEIDNIIYPANCISNINIEKKDLYKNNNNYINNNSNNISINEKLVYNINYYSDQNINESIEEICKTSELNIRESERNIINNEMLDKNNFCNINNHMNNLNPLNNYNYANDQMITEMNYNNVNENNSNNNINNHMKNELAFNGNSFHYQENEIKKNSILRENDVDKNSRKSNTLNNNSYINNLITNVDDDAFVHKQGNFFLECALTNSEINCSSFEMDASLNNIYSNGESIKQHIEYDNDKKN